Proteins encoded together in one Bacteroides zoogleoformans window:
- a CDS encoding hybrid sensor histidine kinase/response regulator transcription factor, protein MRKLILVIMTLTVVCVSVVASADFRFRHFSVENGLSSNAVRAIIQDKHSFMWFGTDDGLNRYDGINVKVYKSDPQGQNDYISALYDAGDRIWVGTDKGLLTYDYETESLRTFNVATLRGIIPKTTVSCIAEDKDGNLWFSTVGQGVFRYNAHKSCLEQYEFQEANNLVAAVMVDADNQIWAVTNWGSEGLTKLNKAGNRFEPFHLIYEANGQNSNSLALMEDSERVLWLGTWECGLQKVDKYTRRVTTYLHPSAGQGVLHIHSLMEYAPHRLLIGSDDGLLLFNTLTGEHHLFTEDETEPYAISNRFVYPIVKDVEGGIWIGTYYGGVNYISPNTGQFESFAHSRFSNSVSGTVISRFCEDRYGRIWIASDDGGLNCYIPEERRFICYQAGGKKNSLSYHNVHALCMDGDNLWIGTYTGGVNVLDLRTGVFRVYGSYRDNPSTLDGTSSYAIFRDCEENIWVTSMSGVNLYNRKTDDFTRVKDLSALTIDIDQDADGNLWFSTQGKGLFKYNPDRQTWKNYVHDSIPGALPGDQVNCTLIDGDGNMWVGTMNGLCQYDRKHDAFEVVPLDIPGKNICGIVEEQRVLWLTTAKGLVRYVPGEGAQVFSVSDGLRSEQFLPNAVLKASDGKIYIGSVNGFNAFYPYQIKVNKVLLPVVITGLEVSNKRIGIGNRLLPKALNAMTELELSYKENVFSLLYASLSYCTPEKNQYAYKLEGFDKEWNYVGAQNKATYTNLPAGDYVFRVRATNNDGVWSDKEATLKIIICPPFYWSMAAKIFYFVCACLVLAFFIRFLLKRTEKKHTEEINRLNATKEKEVHESKIKFFTMIAHEIRTPVSLIIGPLEKIMKSAASIPSGVRDDLSIIDRNSQRLLFLVNQLLDFRKVEQEGMAIRFAWQNMCQLLEAVCERFAPFISHHGARLDVEYPDADFMAMVDGEAVTKLISNLLTNACKYTKDRVILSCTIQPEQHTFVVRVTDNGVGIGKEEQEKIFKPFYQAVDNKPGTGIGLSIVKSIVEAHNGCIEVESDVNRGSSFIVTLPIEQCNTEAENGEADILNPAIPEDILSERLPVVIAPKDRPVMLIVDDNEEMRHFLSNSLAGQYVVLTAEDGLDALEKMKQNDVTLIVSDWMMPRMDGIELCRKIRADQTTSHIPFILLTAKTDLESKVEGLDCGADAYIEKPFSVQYLEACIKNLLELRDLLRNKFSKMPMIPLSSVASNATDNRFLTRINEIIEQNFSNSELSVDFLAEQLCISRSGLFAKIKTLADVTPNELIQIVRLKKAAALLMENQYRINEICYMVGFNSPSYFAKCFQKQFGIKPGEFVSGKGRMPGPP, encoded by the coding sequence ATGAGAAAACTTATTCTTGTCATAATGACTTTGACCGTGGTTTGTGTATCGGTCGTAGCTTCAGCAGACTTCAGGTTCCGTCATTTTTCTGTGGAGAATGGGTTGTCGTCCAATGCGGTACGTGCCATCATACAAGATAAACACAGCTTTATGTGGTTTGGAACCGATGACGGGTTGAACCGCTATGACGGCATCAACGTAAAAGTCTATAAATCTGATCCGCAAGGGCAGAATGACTACATTTCGGCATTGTATGATGCGGGCGACAGGATTTGGGTGGGAACGGACAAAGGACTTTTGACCTATGATTACGAGACGGAGAGCCTGAGGACTTTTAATGTGGCTACCTTGCGTGGGATAATCCCCAAGACCACTGTTAGTTGCATTGCCGAGGACAAAGACGGGAACTTGTGGTTTTCTACCGTGGGGCAGGGAGTATTCAGGTATAACGCGCACAAGTCCTGTCTGGAACAATATGAGTTTCAAGAGGCGAATAATCTCGTAGCTGCCGTTATGGTAGATGCGGATAATCAGATATGGGCTGTGACAAACTGGGGCAGTGAGGGGCTAACCAAGTTGAACAAAGCGGGAAACAGGTTTGAGCCTTTTCACCTTATCTATGAGGCGAATGGACAAAATTCCAATTCATTGGCCCTTATGGAAGATTCGGAACGCGTGCTTTGGCTGGGTACTTGGGAATGCGGCCTGCAAAAGGTGGACAAGTATACAAGAAGAGTGACTACATACCTGCATCCGTCGGCTGGGCAAGGGGTGTTGCATATTCATTCCTTGATGGAATATGCTCCTCACCGGCTTTTGATAGGCTCGGACGACGGACTCCTGCTGTTCAATACGCTTACTGGAGAACATCATTTATTTACAGAAGACGAGACAGAGCCTTATGCCATTTCCAATCGTTTTGTTTATCCTATCGTGAAGGACGTCGAGGGAGGAATATGGATAGGTACTTATTATGGAGGGGTGAACTACATATCGCCCAATACGGGGCAATTTGAAAGTTTTGCCCATTCTCGTTTCTCCAATTCGGTAAGTGGAACTGTCATCAGTCGTTTTTGTGAAGACAGATACGGACGTATATGGATTGCGTCGGATGACGGGGGATTGAATTGTTATATACCGGAGGAACGAAGGTTTATTTGTTATCAGGCAGGGGGCAAGAAGAACAGCCTATCTTACCATAATGTTCATGCGCTGTGCATGGATGGTGATAATCTGTGGATTGGCACTTACACAGGAGGAGTGAATGTGCTCGATTTGCGCACGGGCGTCTTTAGGGTCTATGGCTCTTATCGAGATAACCCGTCGACGCTTGATGGAACGAGTTCTTATGCCATCTTCAGAGACTGCGAAGAGAATATTTGGGTGACATCTATGTCAGGAGTAAATTTGTATAATCGGAAGACGGACGATTTTACAAGGGTGAAAGACTTGAGCGCATTGACCATCGATATCGATCAGGATGCGGACGGGAACCTTTGGTTCTCTACGCAAGGGAAGGGGTTGTTCAAATATAATCCGGACAGACAAACTTGGAAAAATTACGTGCACGACAGCATTCCGGGTGCTTTGCCCGGCGATCAGGTGAATTGTACCTTGATTGACGGTGACGGGAATATGTGGGTCGGAACGATGAATGGTCTTTGTCAATATGATAGGAAGCATGATGCGTTTGAGGTTGTCCCTTTGGATATCCCCGGCAAGAATATTTGTGGAATAGTGGAAGAACAGCGGGTACTATGGCTGACTACTGCCAAAGGATTGGTCCGTTATGTGCCGGGAGAGGGGGCGCAGGTCTTTTCTGTCAGTGATGGGCTGCGGAGTGAACAGTTCTTGCCGAATGCTGTATTGAAAGCCTCGGATGGGAAAATCTACATTGGTTCGGTGAATGGCTTCAATGCTTTCTATCCCTATCAGATAAAGGTCAATAAGGTGCTCCTGCCGGTAGTGATAACCGGCCTGGAGGTTTCTAATAAGAGAATCGGGATAGGGAACCGATTGCTGCCGAAGGCATTGAATGCAATGACGGAGTTGGAACTTTCTTATAAAGAAAATGTTTTTAGTCTGTTATATGCCTCGTTGAGCTATTGTACACCGGAGAAGAATCAGTACGCCTATAAATTGGAGGGGTTTGACAAAGAATGGAATTATGTGGGGGCACAGAATAAGGCGACTTATACCAACCTGCCTGCGGGAGATTATGTGTTCAGAGTGAGGGCGACTAATAATGACGGAGTCTGGAGCGACAAGGAAGCCACGCTGAAAATCATCATCTGTCCGCCTTTCTATTGGAGCATGGCTGCCAAAATCTTCTATTTCGTATGTGCATGCCTCGTATTGGCTTTCTTCATACGCTTCTTGTTGAAACGAACGGAAAAGAAGCATACAGAGGAAATCAATCGGTTGAACGCGACCAAGGAGAAAGAGGTGCACGAGTCCAAAATCAAGTTCTTTACGATGATAGCCCATGAGATACGTACGCCGGTCTCGCTCATCATAGGGCCTTTGGAGAAAATCATGAAGTCCGCTGCTTCAATCCCTTCCGGGGTGCGTGATGATTTGAGCATTATAGACCGTAACAGCCAAAGGCTGCTATTCTTGGTGAATCAGTTGCTGGACTTCCGCAAAGTGGAGCAAGAGGGAATGGCCATTCGATTTGCCTGGCAAAACATGTGTCAGTTGCTGGAAGCCGTATGCGAACGGTTCGCCCCTTTTATCTCTCATCATGGCGCCCGGTTGGATGTGGAGTATCCGGACGCGGATTTTATGGCTATGGTGGATGGCGAAGCAGTTACGAAGCTTATAAGCAATCTGTTGACCAATGCCTGTAAATATACCAAGGACAGGGTGATCTTATCCTGCACGATACAGCCCGAACAGCATACATTCGTCGTCAGAGTGACGGATAACGGCGTCGGTATCGGCAAGGAAGAACAAGAGAAGATTTTCAAGCCCTTCTATCAAGCCGTGGATAATAAACCGGGCACAGGCATCGGCCTTAGCATCGTGAAGAGTATTGTAGAAGCTCATAATGGCTGTATAGAAGTCGAATCGGACGTGAATAGGGGTTCTTCCTTTATCGTGACGCTCCCTATAGAACAATGCAATACAGAAGCGGAGAACGGAGAGGCGGATATCCTTAATCCTGCTATACCTGAGGATATCCTTTCTGAAAGGTTGCCGGTGGTGATTGCTCCCAAAGACAGGCCCGTGATGCTAATTGTGGACGATAATGAAGAGATGCGTCATTTCCTCTCGAATAGTTTGGCCGGACAATATGTTGTCTTGACTGCCGAAGACGGACTGGATGCCTTGGAGAAGATGAAACAGAACGATGTGACTTTGATTGTGAGCGACTGGATGATGCCCCGCATGGATGGGATTGAACTTTGTCGGAAGATACGGGCTGACCAAACCACGAGTCATATCCCGTTTATTCTGCTGACTGCCAAGACGGATCTGGAGTCTAAGGTGGAAGGATTGGATTGCGGGGCGGACGCTTATATAGAGAAACCTTTTTCCGTGCAATATTTGGAGGCTTGCATCAAGAATCTGCTCGAATTGCGCGATTTGTTGCGTAATAAATTCTCGAAGATGCCTATGATACCCTTGAGCAGTGTGGCAAGCAATGCGACGGATAACAGATTTCTTACTCGTATCAACGAAATCATTGAGCAGAACTTTTCTAATTCGGAGTTGTCTGTCGATTTCTTGGCAGAGCAGTTATGTATAAGTCGTTCCGGGTTGTTTGCAAAAATCAAAACATTGGCAGACGTCACCCCCAATGAACTGATTCAGATTGTCAGACTCAAGAAGGCGGCCGCATTGCTTATGGAAAATCAATACCGGATTAATGAAATATGCTACATGGTAGGCTTCAACAGCCCGTCTTATTTTGCAAAATGTTTTCAGAAACAGTTCGGCATAAAGCCGGGAGAATTTGTAAGCGGAAAAGGCCGAATGCCCGGCCCGCCATGA
- a CDS encoding START-like domain-containing protein — protein MERKKIHLEFLLNATSKGILWTAISTPTGLEGWFADRVQLEDKTVTFFWGKAEKRDAEVVAVRVYSFIRFRWLDDQNEREFFELKMTNNELTNDFVLEITDFAAADEVADLRELWESQVDTLRRTCGF, from the coding sequence ATGGAAAGAAAAAAAATACATTTGGAGTTTCTCTTGAATGCGACCTCTAAAGGTATTCTTTGGACAGCGATAAGTACTCCTACCGGTTTGGAGGGCTGGTTTGCCGACAGGGTTCAATTAGAAGACAAAACTGTTACCTTTTTTTGGGGGAAGGCGGAAAAACGTGATGCAGAGGTTGTGGCTGTGCGAGTCTACTCGTTTATCCGTTTTCGCTGGTTGGACGACCAAAATGAGCGAGAATTCTTTGAGTTGAAAATGACAAATAATGAGTTGACTAATGATTTTGTTTTGGAAATAACCGACTTTGCGGCAGCAGACGAAGTGGCTGATTTGCGTGAATTATGGGAATCACAAGTAGATACCTTGCGGAGAACTTGCGGTTTTTAG